A stretch of DNA from Granulicella pectinivorans:
GGCGGCGGGCTCGCATGCTGGCGTTTGTGAATCCGGAGAACGATCCGCGTGGGTCGGGGTTCCATATCCTGCAGTCGCTGATTGCGGTGGGGACGGGTGGATTTCATGGCAAGGGCCTGATGGAGGGCGTGCAGAAGCTGTTCTATCTGCCGGAGCCGCATACCGACTTTATCTTTGCGACGATCTGCGAGGAGTTGGGGTGGATTGGGGCGCTGGCGGTGATTGGGCTGTTCTGCGTGCTGGGATATCGGGGGCTCAGGGCGGCGATTCTTTCGACCGATCCGTTTGCGAGGTTCCTGGCGTTCGGGATTACGTCGGCGATTCTGATTCAGGCGTTCTTCAATATCAGCGTGGTGCTGGCTCTGGTGCCTACGAAGGGGATTACGCTGCCGCTGATCTCTTCGGGTGGGACATCGTTGTTTATTACGCTGGCAGGGTTGGGTGTTCTGCTGAATATTACGCGTGAGATCGATTAGTGGCGATGCGTGTTTTGATGGCCGGTGGCGGGACGGGTGGGCATGTGATTCCGGCGGTAGCGATTGCGCGGGAGATGCGGGATGTCTACGGGGCCGAGGTCCGGTTTGTGGGGACGGCGCGGGGGATCGAGACGCGGCTGGTTCCGGAGGCCGGGTTTCCGCTGGAGCTGATTCACGTTGGACAGCTTGCGAATGTGAGTCTGGGGACTCGGCTGAGGACGTATGCGGACCTGCCGCTGGGGTTGATGCGGTGTGTGGGGTTGCTGCGGAGCTTTAAGCCGGATGTTGTCGTCGGGGTAGGTGGGTATGCGAGCGGGCCGGCGATGATGGCGGCAGTGTTGCTGCGGGTGCCTACGCTGGCTTATGAGGCGAACGCGGTTCCGGGGATGGTGAACCGGGTGCTGGGGAAGTATGTGAGCGGAGCGGCTGTGGCGTATGAGTCGACGGCGGCTTATTTTCGGAAGGCTGTGGTGACGGGCGTGCCGGTGCGAGAGGCGATCTTTGCGGTGACTCCGCGGCCGGTTGGGGCGGCGCCACGGTTGCTGGTGACAGCGGGGAGCAATGGGGCCAGGGTTTTCAACGAGTTTATGCCTGAGATTGTCCCGGCACTGCTGGAGCGCATTCCGGGTTTGACGGTGGTGCACCAGTCGGGAAAGTCTTCTTTCGAGAAGACGCTGGCCTTGTATGAGGCGAGTGGCGCGGATGCTTCGCGCTGGAGGGTGGCGTCGTTTCTGGAGGATATGCCGGGGGAGTATCAGGCGGCGGATCTGGTGTTGGCGCGGGCGGGGAGTACGGTGGCGGAGCTGGCGGCGGCGGGACGGCCGTCGCTGCTGGTACCGTTTCCGCAGGCGGCGGATGATCACCAGGCGAAGAATGCTTTGGTGCTGGCGGAGGCCGGGGCGGCGGTGATGCTGGCGCAGGGTGGATTGACGGATTCTGCGTTGCTGGAAGAGCTTGTCAGGCTTTTGGGGGATCCGGCGCGGATGCGAGCGATGGGGGAGAAGGCTCGTGGGTTGGCGAAGCCAGGGGCGCTGAGGAAGATTGGCGAGATGGTGAACGGGTTGGCGGCGTGACGCTGCGGCAGCCTGCCCACATCTCAAAGGCGAGATGTGGGGCACCCGGATCTGTGGCTGGGAAAGGCCTTAGAGGTGGGGGTTGGGGAGGCCGGCGTCGTCGTTTGGGAGCATACCGGGTGGGTAGGGCTTGATGGGATGGGCGTCGGTACAGGCGTCGATGTGGTCGCGGGCGTTGTCGCGGACGGGGTTGGGGTCGGCGTCGGTGACGGGGACGAACTGGCGGTAGGTCTGGAGCCAGGCCTGGCACTCGCGGAGGTTTGCGAGTGAGTTGTGGAAGGTCTTCTGGGCGGTTTCGTCGAGCTCGGGGAGGTGGTTGGTGAGGGCTTCGACGCCCGGCATCTGCTTGTTGAGGGGCTCGATGGCGTGGTCGAAGGCGCGCTGGGGGGCGTCGCGGCTGAGAGCGGCGCGATCATAGGCCTGCCAGGCGTCTTCGAGCATGGTGACGCGGGGTGAGGCTGCCGTGAGGTGCAGATGGTCGAGAAGAGCGAAGGTGCCGATGGCGAGGAGGGCGAGAAGGGCCAGGGTTCCCTTGTTGCCGAGGCGGTCGGTGATGGCGTGGATGGGATTCACGGGTTAGTGGGTGCGGTCGACGAGGTATTGGGCCAGGGATTTGAGAGGAGTGGCGGCTTCGCCGAAGGGGGCGAGGGCGTCGAAGGCGTCGGCGATGAGCTGGGCGGCGTCTGTTTTGGATTGCTCGATGCCGTAGACGGCGGGCCATGTGGCCTTGTCGGTGGCGGTGTCCTTGCCGGCGGTCTTGCCGAGCTCTTCGGAGGACTGGGTCATGTCGAGGACGTCATCGACGATCTGGAAGGCGAGGCCAGCCTTTTCTCCGAAGGTGCGGAGGCGGGCGATGGTGTCGGCGGAGGCCCCGGCGTCGTGGTGAGCGTGCGCGCTGCCTAAAAGGCCGCCGGCGACGATGGAGACGGTGATGAGGGCTCCGGTTTTGGCGCGGTGGATGCGCTCGACGAGGTCTGCGGTGGGGGGCTTGCCGCCGGATTCGATGTCCATGACCTGACCGCCGATCATGCCGGGTGCGAGGGCTCCGGGGAGGTCGGCTCCGACGCCGGTTCCTACGGCGATGGCCACGGCTTTGAGGATGGAGACGACTGCGGCGGGAGGGGCGGGGAGCTCGGCGATGGTCTGGAAGGCAAGGGTCTGGAGGGCGTCGCCGGCGAGGATGGCGGTGGCTTCGCCGAAGGCGACGTGGCAGGTGGGCTGGCCGCGGCGGAGATCGTCGTTGTCGAGGGCGGGGAGGTCGTCGTGGATGAGGGAGTAGGTATGGAGCATCTCGAGGGCTGCGCCGAGGGCGGCGGCTCCGTCGGGGATGTCATTTCCAAGGGAGTGCGGTCCGGCGACCATGCGGGCGGCTTCCATGCACAGGATGGGCCGGAGGCGTTTGCCGCCGGCGAAGGTGCTGTGGCGCATGGCGCGATGGATGGAGTGGGGCTGGGTTTCGGTGCCGGGGAGGAGGCGTTCGAGAGCCTCGTCGGTGAGGATGGCTCCGGTGGTGAGGA
This window harbors:
- the murG gene encoding undecaprenyldiphospho-muramoylpentapeptide beta-N-acetylglucosaminyltransferase, which codes for MRVLMAGGGTGGHVIPAVAIAREMRDVYGAEVRFVGTARGIETRLVPEAGFPLELIHVGQLANVSLGTRLRTYADLPLGLMRCVGLLRSFKPDVVVGVGGYASGPAMMAAVLLRVPTLAYEANAVPGMVNRVLGKYVSGAAVAYESTAAYFRKAVVTGVPVREAIFAVTPRPVGAAPRLLVTAGSNGARVFNEFMPEIVPALLERIPGLTVVHQSGKSSFEKTLALYEASGADASRWRVASFLEDMPGEYQAADLVLARAGSTVAELAAAGRPSLLVPFPQAADDHQAKNALVLAEAGAAVMLAQGGLTDSALLEELVRLLGDPARMRAMGEKARGLAKPGALRKIGEMVNGLAA
- a CDS encoding polyprenyl synthetase family protein, whose translation is MTDTQAVVKNILTTGAILTDEALERLLPGTETQPHSIHRAMRHSTFAGGKRLRPILCMEAARMVAGPHSLGNDIPDGAAALGAALEMLHTYSLIHDDLPALDNDDLRRGQPTCHVAFGEATAILAGDALQTLAFQTIAELPAPPAAVVSILKAVAIAVGTGVGADLPGALAPGMIGGQVMDIESGGKPPTADLVERIHRAKTGALITVSIVAGGLLGSAHAHHDAGASADTIARLRTFGEKAGLAFQIVDDVLDMTQSSEELGKTAGKDTATDKATWPAVYGIEQSKTDAAQLIADAFDALAPFGEAATPLKSLAQYLVDRTH